A genomic stretch from Nitrospiraceae bacterium includes:
- a CDS encoding polyprenyl synthetase family protein, translating into MNIQVYLDQQRQRVDRFLEGTLPLLSANPQRLYESMRYSLLGGGKRIRPILTIAAAQALGYDRDAMLPFAASLEFVHTYSLIHDDLPAMDDDDYRRGRLTNHKVYGDGMAILAGDALLTMAFELCSQVDGTEDFSAAQQLAIVRELASGSGHQGMVGGQVMDIQAENQEIDLVHLQQIHTFKTGRLIRAAVRIGSIIGEATTQQMQCLTDYSEDIGLAFQIADDVLDMVGTREELGKDAGTDERRGKRTYPSFFGVEGARQLGEECVQRAIARLNTFDKQADPLRHIATYIMARRS; encoded by the coding sequence GTGAACATTCAAGTCTATTTAGACCAACAGCGCCAACGGGTAGACCGGTTTTTGGAGGGGACCCTGCCTCTGTTATCGGCCAATCCCCAACGATTGTATGAGTCCATGCGGTATAGCCTACTGGGTGGAGGAAAGCGCATTCGTCCGATTTTGACCATTGCCGCTGCCCAAGCCCTGGGGTATGACCGTGACGCCATGTTGCCGTTCGCCGCTTCCTTGGAGTTCGTTCATACCTATTCCCTTATTCATGATGATCTTCCGGCCATGGATGACGATGACTATCGGCGAGGCCGGTTAACCAATCACAAAGTATATGGCGATGGCATGGCGATTTTGGCAGGTGATGCATTGTTAACGATGGCGTTTGAGTTATGCAGTCAAGTTGATGGCACAGAGGATTTTTCGGCCGCTCAACAGTTAGCCATTGTGCGCGAATTGGCAAGTGGTTCTGGACACCAGGGAATGGTGGGCGGACAGGTAATGGATATTCAGGCTGAAAATCAGGAGATTGATTTAGTTCACCTTCAGCAAATCCACACCTTTAAAACAGGGCGTCTGATTCGCGCCGCAGTCCGGATCGGCAGTATTATCGGAGAGGCCACGACCCAGCAAATGCAGTGTTTAACCGACTATTCCGAAGATATTGGTCTGGCGTTTCAGATTGCCGATGATGTGCTGGACATGGTGGGGACACGGGAGGAATTGGGAAAAGATGCAGGGACGGATGAAAGAAGAGGAAAGAGGACCTATCCTTCATTTTTTGGGGTTGAGGGAGCCAGGCAACTGGGAGAGGAATGTGTCCAGCGGGCGATAGCCCGACTGAATACTTTTGATAAACAGGCTGACCCCTTACGACACATTGCCACGTATATAATGGCGCGACGGTCTTGA
- a CDS encoding NAD-dependent epimerase/dehydratase family protein, which produces MKVLITGSSGFIGAAVTRAVVAKGDEVRVLIRPTSNPKNLEGLPVEIIQGDLQDPVSLKKAVAGCEGLYHVAAHYALWDQDPSIFYAINVEGTKNLFRAARESGVQRIVYTSTIGAIGLPDEGGLGNETLFPSLAQLAGDYKRSKFLAEQEVLRMAQEGLPVVIVNPTAPVGVRDVKPTPTGQIIVDFMRGRMLAYIETGMNLVDVEDVAVGHVRAMERGRVGERYILGNQNLTLKEVCQILSRLTGVPAPRLQLPWRLVLPMAHVNQWIANLVTHRPPRIPLEGVRMAKYHMHYDCTKARQELSLPQTPVETALKKAVQWFRQHGYG; this is translated from the coding sequence ATGAAAGTACTCATTACAGGGTCTTCGGGCTTCATCGGGGCTGCGGTGACAAGAGCGGTCGTTGCCAAAGGCGATGAGGTCCGCGTACTCATTCGGCCCACCAGTAATCCGAAAAATCTTGAAGGGTTACCCGTCGAAATTATTCAGGGAGATTTGCAGGACCCCGTGTCCCTCAAGAAAGCTGTTGCCGGCTGCGAAGGCCTTTATCACGTGGCGGCGCATTATGCGTTGTGGGATCAAGACCCTTCTATTTTTTATGCCATCAATGTCGAGGGAACTAAAAATTTATTCCGTGCAGCAAGGGAGTCAGGCGTTCAACGAATCGTTTATACCAGCACAATTGGTGCGATCGGGTTGCCTGATGAAGGAGGCCTTGGAAATGAAACCCTCTTTCCTTCCTTGGCCCAACTGGCAGGGGATTATAAGAGATCTAAATTTTTGGCCGAGCAGGAAGTCCTCCGCATGGCTCAAGAAGGGTTGCCGGTGGTTATTGTCAATCCAACGGCTCCCGTGGGAGTGCGAGACGTCAAGCCCACTCCAACTGGCCAAATTATTGTAGATTTTATGCGTGGCCGAATGTTGGCGTATATTGAGACCGGGATGAATTTGGTGGATGTTGAGGATGTGGCCGTAGGGCACGTCCGGGCGATGGAGCGCGGTCGGGTGGGTGAACGGTATATTCTGGGAAATCAGAATCTAACCCTGAAAGAAGTATGTCAGATCCTCAGTCGACTAACGGGAGTGCCTGCCCCGCGGCTTCAATTGCCTTGGAGGCTTGTCCTTCCCATGGCGCATGTGAATCAATGGATTGCCAATCTGGTGACCCATCGTCCACCCAGAATTCCTTTGGAAGGAGTGCGGATGGCCAAATATCACATGCACTATGATTGCACGAAGGCCCGCCAGGAACTGTCGCTTCCCCAAACCCCGGTGGAGACGGCACTTAAAAAAGCCGTACAGTGGTTTCGCCAGCACGGATACGGCTGA
- a CDS encoding phage holin family protein, with protein MKGFLIRCGITGFAVLLASQIIPGIEITGIASGIAAVVILAFLNSIIRPVLYLLSAPFIFVTLGLFMVLINGFLLYLVSILVKGFLVSGFWPAVGGAIIISLVSGVLNFWISEQGRIEIVTHPSSGRKIRHIN; from the coding sequence ATGAAGGGATTTCTAATTCGATGCGGGATCACGGGGTTTGCGGTATTGTTGGCAAGTCAGATAATCCCTGGCATTGAAATTACAGGGATTGCGTCGGGGATCGCTGCCGTGGTCATTCTTGCATTTCTCAATTCCATCATCCGACCTGTGCTTTATCTACTTTCAGCCCCATTTATTTTCGTAACATTAGGGCTATTCATGGTTCTCATTAATGGATTCCTGCTCTATCTGGTATCAATTCTGGTGAAAGGATTTTTGGTCTCTGGATTTTGGCCAGCGGTGGGTGGCGCGATCATTATTAGTCTGGTTAGTGGAGTATTAAATTTCTGGATTTCCGAGCAAGGCCGAATAGAAATTGTCACGCATCCTTCATCGGGTCGAAAAATTCGCCATATAAATTAA
- a CDS encoding GHKL domain-containing protein translates to MSNRLESTLATKQQSTLQKILTSVVNEVGMEAVLVAIMTHDGGPLVEQVSRGFSPREVRAILRALSMEDMKNLAIRNGASGELESVLRIRMVTPGSKVALVLPLKFGGRVYGTLVLARRENSALTKREKATLSTNVAHISTELKKAGLFGSSLILSKPVVSNEPLASVVAGEEGPAPVARTYSNAEVQERIGSILTEEVDGELSFDRGWVSIYDPLAATLEVLGVFGTQKKDVSPGQLLSLDDSASGWSVRHRKPRCDNNLASTQGRFHDYKQLYRDRFASTIVVPFYVRGRVAGTVTLASKNPNNFDQIGSDSKSLEAITTKLVELFEDPSCHLSVMDVAPIQSEPPALKGQVVMAQPEGGDVRKEERRAALHEVSSFLATEIREPIGFIRAQLEEITTDADLDFDSQTRVENAMRDMIRIETVLNEILDFAKPLELDRKMCRVQDLLDKAFSLVSTDIRVNRIEVLKKVPARLAQVRWDEVKMQHVFLCIFKNAIEAMSPGGHLRVEVMLTRARKPELQIIIANDGVPIPAEFVDKVFEPYFTTKRSGTGLGLATVKKVVEEHQGQISIASEPEKGTTVTILMPAPRPRTPYRPRRPT, encoded by the coding sequence ATGTCCAATCGTCTTGAATCCACATTAGCTACCAAGCAACAAAGTACCCTTCAAAAGATTCTGACCTCCGTGGTCAATGAGGTCGGGATGGAAGCGGTCTTGGTCGCAATTATGACGCATGATGGTGGACCATTGGTCGAGCAGGTTTCCAGGGGTTTTTCTCCAAGAGAAGTCCGCGCGATTCTTCGTGCACTTTCAATGGAAGATATGAAAAATTTGGCCATTCGAAATGGGGCGAGCGGGGAACTGGAAAGCGTCCTCAGAATTCGAATGGTGACGCCCGGGAGCAAGGTGGCATTGGTTCTTCCCTTAAAATTTGGTGGCCGAGTGTACGGCACGCTGGTATTGGCCAGGAGAGAAAATTCCGCGCTGACCAAAAGAGAAAAGGCGACTCTCTCCACCAATGTCGCGCATATTTCCACGGAATTAAAGAAAGCGGGACTATTTGGTTCCTCACTGATATTGAGTAAGCCGGTAGTCAGCAATGAACCTTTGGCATCGGTTGTGGCTGGGGAAGAGGGGCCTGCTCCCGTGGCTCGAACCTATTCAAATGCAGAAGTCCAGGAGCGGATAGGGAGCATTTTGACAGAAGAAGTCGATGGGGAATTGTCTTTCGATCGTGGCTGGGTCAGCATTTATGACCCACTCGCCGCGACATTGGAAGTGTTGGGTGTATTCGGAACTCAAAAAAAGGATGTGAGCCCCGGGCAGCTTCTCTCTCTGGATGATTCAGCTTCCGGGTGGTCTGTTCGGCATCGAAAGCCTCGCTGTGACAATAATTTGGCTTCGACCCAAGGGCGTTTTCACGACTATAAACAGCTCTATCGTGATCGGTTTGCGTCGACTATTGTCGTTCCTTTTTACGTCAGGGGACGTGTGGCGGGTACGGTCACATTAGCGTCTAAAAATCCTAATAATTTCGATCAAATTGGGAGCGACTCGAAAAGCCTCGAGGCCATTACAACTAAATTGGTGGAATTGTTTGAAGACCCATCGTGTCATCTCTCCGTCATGGATGTTGCCCCGATTCAATCCGAACCACCTGCCCTCAAAGGGCAGGTGGTTATGGCTCAACCGGAGGGAGGGGATGTTCGTAAGGAAGAGCGACGTGCCGCACTGCATGAAGTGAGCTCGTTTCTGGCTACAGAAATCCGTGAACCTATTGGGTTTATCAGGGCTCAGTTAGAAGAAATTACGACCGATGCCGACCTTGATTTCGATTCGCAAACCCGTGTGGAAAATGCCATGCGGGATATGATTCGTATTGAAACGGTCTTAAATGAAATACTGGACTTTGCCAAACCATTGGAACTTGATCGAAAAATGTGCCGGGTTCAGGATTTATTGGATAAGGCTTTTTCGTTGGTTTCGACGGACATACGCGTCAATCGGATTGAGGTTCTCAAAAAAGTACCGGCTCGGTTGGCCCAAGTCAGGTGGGATGAAGTGAAAATGCAGCATGTATTCCTGTGCATTTTCAAAAATGCCATTGAAGCCATGTCTCCAGGAGGGCATTTGCGGGTGGAAGTCATGCTCACTAGAGCTCGAAAACCGGAACTTCAGATTATTATCGCCAATGATGGAGTGCCCATACCGGCCGAATTTGTGGATAAGGTGTTTGAACCCTATTTCACCACCAAGCGATCAGGGACCGGATTGGGTTTGGCGACCGTGAAAAAAGTCGTTGAGGAGCATCAGGGGCAGATCAGTATCGCGAGCGAGCCGGAAAAGGGAACGACCGTTACTATTCTCATGCCGGCTCCACGACCAAGAACCCCGTATCGGCCGCGCCGTCCAACTTGA
- a CDS encoding SAM-dependent methyltransferase produces MNRIDTELGKALKAKIRTQGPMTFRDFMAAALYDETMGFYAKAPKIGSPDGPFDTNARFPAFGYAMAKAITYAEKALGFHLRVLELGGGTGQLGNNIISYLENAHEYVVLDPSPGLRDNQKQRGLQAIHNIDCLPPGPTFTFGNEVLDALPVHRVMGMGHEEVLELYVDLDEDGEFCEQPSPLSTRELAERLSADRVQLGRGQVAEICLELKPFLKSIGRVVDPGYVIFIDYGDRASNLYSHRHRNGTLRSYYHQQQVYDPFFAVGQQDLTTDVDYTAACFIAEEVGFEVAGPIPQGTWLRNLGILDYKGQSGVRESDQEEIDMLTRPTGLGSTFDILIFKTKGLTDGPGLQPAS; encoded by the coding sequence TTGAATCGGATTGATACGGAGCTTGGAAAGGCCTTAAAAGCCAAAATTCGAACGCAAGGGCCAATGACCTTCAGGGACTTTATGGCTGCGGCCTTATATGATGAAACTATGGGGTTTTATGCAAAGGCACCAAAAATAGGGAGCCCGGATGGGCCGTTTGACACCAATGCAAGATTCCCGGCCTTCGGATATGCCATGGCCAAAGCCATCACGTATGCCGAGAAGGCGTTGGGATTTCACCTGCGGGTCTTGGAATTAGGTGGAGGAACAGGCCAGTTGGGAAACAACATTATTTCTTATCTTGAAAATGCTCATGAATACGTTGTTTTAGATCCAAGCCCTGGGTTGCGAGATAATCAAAAACAAAGAGGATTGCAGGCGATCCACAATATCGACTGTTTACCCCCAGGGCCGACATTTACGTTCGGGAACGAAGTGCTTGATGCGTTACCCGTTCATCGAGTAATGGGAATGGGCCATGAGGAAGTGTTGGAATTGTATGTGGATCTGGATGAGGATGGGGAGTTTTGTGAGCAACCGAGTCCTCTGTCAACTAGGGAATTAGCCGAGCGGTTGAGTGCCGATAGGGTGCAGCTTGGGCGAGGGCAAGTCGCAGAAATTTGTTTGGAGCTGAAACCATTCCTTAAAAGCATAGGGAGAGTTGTGGATCCAGGGTATGTAATTTTTATCGATTATGGTGATCGCGCCTCAAATTTATATTCACATCGGCATAGAAATGGGACTCTTCGTTCCTACTATCACCAGCAACAAGTGTATGACCCATTTTTCGCTGTGGGCCAACAAGACTTGACGACAGATGTGGATTATACGGCTGCTTGCTTCATCGCAGAGGAAGTTGGTTTTGAGGTAGCAGGGCCTATCCCACAAGGAACATGGCTGAGAAATCTCGGAATTCTGGATTATAAAGGGCAATCGGGTGTTAGGGAGTCTGATCAAGAAGAGATTGATATGCTCACCAGGCCGACCGGCCTGGGAAGTACTTTTGACATTCTCATATTCAAAACAAAGGGTCTCACTGATGGGCCAGGTCTACAGCCGGCTTCATAA
- a CDS encoding SLC13 family permease: MGILLVFFIWERWRYDLVALSALLLSTVLGFVPSEEAFLGFGHPAVITVAAVLIISRGLSNAGVVEILTRYVRGATSFSPSLHVAVLSSLGGLISTVMNNVGALALLMPVAIQSSVEAKRSPAVVLMPLAFGTILGGMVTLIGTPPNIIVAHYRAEVAGEPFGMFDFTPVGGVMALVGILFVALVGWRLIPIARRSQNAPQDLFSIQEYLTEVEVPENSKAIGKSLSELELATEDSDALIIGLVRGDQSIRGAAWREHIQAGDVLVLEAGPQGINKFVSTLGLKLTGTQPKEEVQESEKKPSAGKDGDMLLEAVIPPDRSWLVGRMAGSLKLRSRFGINLLGASRQGTPYRGRLREFRFKAGDVLLLQGEKERVLEVIGLLGCLPLAERGLQLGKPGQSWLAVGIFAIALGSGMAGLATLPIALICAALVMVLLSIVSPRDVYQAVDWPVLVLLGSMIPIGQALEHSGAIAVLAQFMVNWAKGFPPILLLGFIMLVTMALSAVLNNAATALVMAPLSVAVAQNLVVNADPFLMAVAIGASCSFLTPIGHQNNLLVMGPGGYRFGDYWRMGLPLELLILGVSLPLLTFMWPLTGQG, from the coding sequence ATGGGAATCCTGTTAGTGTTCTTTATCTGGGAACGATGGCGCTATGATTTGGTCGCCCTCAGTGCCTTGCTTCTTTCAACCGTGTTGGGGTTCGTTCCCTCCGAAGAAGCATTTTTAGGATTTGGTCATCCTGCCGTGATCACCGTGGCAGCTGTGTTAATTATCAGCCGTGGATTGAGTAACGCGGGGGTCGTGGAAATTCTTACGCGCTATGTTAGGGGTGCCACGTCTTTTTCCCCGTCCCTCCATGTAGCGGTCTTATCTTCTCTCGGTGGATTGATTTCAACCGTCATGAATAATGTGGGAGCCCTGGCGTTACTAATGCCGGTGGCTATCCAATCGTCCGTTGAAGCCAAGCGGTCCCCGGCCGTGGTGTTGATGCCCTTGGCTTTTGGAACGATTTTGGGCGGAATGGTTACTCTCATTGGGACACCTCCCAATATCATCGTAGCCCATTATCGCGCAGAAGTGGCCGGCGAGCCATTCGGAATGTTCGATTTCACTCCTGTAGGAGGAGTCATGGCGCTGGTGGGAATTCTCTTTGTGGCGCTGGTGGGTTGGCGCCTCATTCCCATTGCCCGACGATCTCAAAATGCGCCCCAAGACCTCTTTTCAATACAGGAATATTTAACAGAGGTTGAAGTGCCTGAAAATTCCAAGGCAATAGGAAAATCTCTGTCCGAATTGGAATTGGCCACTGAGGATTCTGACGCCTTAATAATTGGACTGGTGCGGGGTGACCAGTCTATTCGGGGGGCGGCTTGGAGGGAACACATTCAGGCTGGCGATGTCCTCGTCCTTGAAGCAGGACCACAGGGGATTAATAAATTTGTGTCCACATTGGGTTTGAAGTTGACAGGAACCCAGCCCAAGGAGGAGGTTCAGGAGTCTGAAAAAAAGCCATCCGCAGGTAAGGATGGAGATATGCTGTTGGAGGCGGTCATCCCTCCTGATCGTTCTTGGCTGGTCGGGCGGATGGCGGGCTCTTTAAAGTTGCGAAGCCGGTTCGGAATTAACCTGTTAGGAGCATCTCGTCAAGGCACTCCTTACCGAGGCAGGCTGAGGGAATTTCGGTTCAAGGCCGGCGATGTGTTGCTGCTGCAGGGAGAAAAGGAACGGGTGTTGGAAGTGATTGGCCTGCTTGGATGCCTCCCGTTGGCGGAGCGAGGCCTTCAGTTGGGAAAGCCCGGACAGTCGTGGCTCGCTGTCGGGATCTTCGCGATCGCCCTTGGCAGTGGTATGGCCGGATTGGCAACATTGCCGATTGCGTTAATATGTGCCGCACTGGTGATGGTACTGTTGAGCATTGTTTCTCCGAGGGATGTGTATCAGGCTGTCGATTGGCCTGTCCTCGTATTGTTAGGATCCATGATTCCCATCGGACAAGCACTCGAGCACAGTGGAGCAATTGCGGTGTTGGCTCAGTTCATGGTGAATTGGGCAAAAGGATTTCCTCCTATTTTGCTCTTGGGGTTTATTATGTTGGTGACGATGGCGTTGTCGGCTGTCCTCAATAATGCGGCAACGGCATTGGTCATGGCCCCATTGAGCGTGGCGGTGGCCCAGAATCTGGTTGTCAATGCGGATCCGTTTCTCATGGCGGTAGCTATCGGAGCATCTTGTTCATTTTTGACACCAATTGGTCATCAAAATAATTTGTTGGTCATGGGCCCAGGGGGATATCGATTTGGAGACTACTGGCGGATGGGATTGCCTTTAGAGTTGTTAATTCTTGGAGTCTCGCTTCCTCTCTTAACCTTCATGTGGCCCTTAACGGGTCAAGGGTAA
- a CDS encoding potassium channel family protein: MPTDLDPFRTLLSRIILVVMLFCFLTGILWLDRNGLKDQMDGEVSFSDVIYFTMVTVTTVGYGDIVPVTTRARLIDALVVTPVRIFLWVIFLGTAYQLAFRQFTEVFRMAKLQRSLDQHVVICGFGHTGYSTVKELLAKGTNPDHILVIDPGEERVRIAGELGVVALRGDATQEGLLKFGAFLNEAKAVIISAGRDDTNALILLTVRNLNSRCRVIVSAKEEENVKLFRQGGAQTIISPATYGGYMLAAAVDQQYLADYLEDFLTAGGKVNIQERTVEKQDVGKTALDLQPDVLLRVYRQGTIISPWEFQKSHRLEQGDVMLLFKPVSEDTTSA, from the coding sequence ATGCCCACCGACCTTGATCCGTTTCGCACGCTCTTGAGCAGAATTATATTGGTGGTCATGCTGTTTTGTTTTTTGACGGGAATCCTGTGGTTGGATCGAAACGGGCTCAAGGATCAGATGGACGGAGAGGTCTCATTTTCAGATGTGATCTATTTCACGATGGTCACGGTGACCACGGTCGGCTATGGGGACATTGTGCCGGTCACTACACGGGCGCGCCTGATTGACGCATTAGTCGTGACGCCGGTCCGCATATTTTTATGGGTCATTTTTTTAGGGACCGCCTATCAATTGGCGTTTAGACAATTTACCGAGGTATTTCGCATGGCAAAACTCCAGAGATCTCTCGATCAACATGTCGTCATCTGCGGATTCGGGCATACCGGATACTCGACCGTCAAAGAACTGCTTGCCAAGGGCACAAACCCCGACCATATCCTGGTCATCGATCCCGGTGAAGAACGAGTGCGCATCGCGGGAGAATTGGGAGTCGTGGCACTCCGAGGCGATGCGACGCAGGAAGGTCTGCTGAAATTTGGTGCGTTTCTTAATGAAGCCAAAGCCGTCATTATTTCGGCTGGGCGTGATGATACCAATGCACTCATTTTGTTAACTGTCCGCAATTTGAATTCCCGTTGCCGGGTGATTGTCAGTGCGAAGGAAGAAGAAAACGTCAAACTCTTTCGGCAAGGAGGGGCACAAACCATTATTTCCCCGGCCACGTATGGCGGATATATGTTGGCGGCCGCGGTGGACCAACAATATTTGGCAGATTATTTAGAAGATTTTTTGACGGCGGGGGGAAAGGTCAATATCCAGGAGCGAACAGTGGAGAAGCAGGATGTCGGAAAGACGGCGTTGGATTTACAGCCGGATGTGCTCCTGCGAGTGTATCGCCAAGGAACGATTATTTCTCCCTGGGAATTTCAAAAAAGCCATAGACTGGAACAGGGCGACGTCATGTTATTGTTTAAGCCGGTTTCAGAGGATACGACTTCCGCTTGA
- a CDS encoding sulfite exporter TauE/SafE family protein has product MDFHYLLALLSGGIVGMLLGATGGGGSLVAIPLLVYVVGVPVQNATTMSLIVVGYSALFGAWHESRQQRVHFVSAILFSLTGMIGAWAGAHGHQLVPDSLVLFAFGNLLLFISMWTFWKNDEREHNDVPSGCAKDFSWRCSLKALTFGWGVGLLTGFFGVGGGFLIVPALMFLMGFPIRLAIGTSLLIIALISIGGVVGHFKGAHLDIVLTGLVLLGSLLGLLFGSQVTQAIPAHRLRRGVAILIGVIGILLILANARPLLF; this is encoded by the coding sequence ATGGACTTCCACTATCTGTTGGCGCTTCTGTCTGGTGGGATCGTCGGTATGCTGTTAGGGGCTACAGGAGGGGGAGGATCATTAGTGGCCATTCCCTTATTGGTTTATGTCGTTGGCGTACCGGTTCAAAATGCCACAACCATGTCACTTATCGTCGTTGGCTATTCAGCACTCTTTGGGGCATGGCATGAAAGCCGGCAGCAACGTGTTCACTTTGTCTCTGCTATTTTATTCAGTCTGACCGGTATGATCGGTGCTTGGGCTGGGGCTCATGGCCACCAACTCGTTCCAGACTCCCTGGTCCTTTTTGCATTTGGCAATCTGCTCCTGTTTATTAGCATGTGGACGTTTTGGAAAAATGATGAAAGGGAACACAATGACGTCCCGAGCGGATGCGCGAAAGATTTCTCCTGGCGCTGTTCGTTGAAAGCCCTCACGTTTGGATGGGGAGTTGGCCTATTGACCGGATTTTTTGGAGTCGGAGGAGGGTTTCTTATTGTGCCCGCCTTGATGTTTCTCATGGGGTTTCCCATTCGCTTAGCGATTGGCACATCACTTTTGATCATTGCCCTTATTTCCATCGGCGGGGTAGTCGGCCATTTCAAGGGGGCACACCTGGATATAGTGCTAACAGGATTAGTGTTACTCGGCAGCCTTCTCGGATTACTGTTTGGCTCACAAGTCACTCAGGCAATTCCTGCTCACCGTTTGAGACGGGGCGTGGCCATCTTAATCGGGGTCATCGGAATTTTATTAATCCTGGCCAACGCAAGACCACTCCTCTTCTAG
- a CDS encoding PAS domain S-box protein encodes MSIAPENIQQDKTDLSQMLKHLEQHHALILQAAGEGIFGLDLDGRHTFVNPAAAKMLGYEPQELIGQPSHSLWHHTKADGTPYPQEECPNYATYKDGQVHRGDNEVFWRKNGTSFPVEYSSTPIRHEGVLVGAVVIFQDITYRRQCEKSLEQFRRHNDMILQAAGEGIFGLDLEGNHTFVNPAANRLLGYEPGELFGKPSHRTWHHTKADGSTYPAEECPIYRAYKDGLVHQGEDEVFWKKDGTSFPARYTSTPIWDNEGNLAGAVVTFQDITEKKRMAAQLLEEAKLAEVTRVLGDIGHDIKNMLMPVLSGADLLKDELDEQFPLLIKEKAKGAEASYTNSLDLIRMIVTNARRIQDRVREIADAVKGVTSPPHFTPCRLASIVDGVLDTLRTYAAEKGITLLTDGLDALPVIDADERRLFNAFYNLINNAIPEVPRGGSVTVGGSPGPRPDTVEMTVADTGKGMPPEVRDRLFTAQAISTKKEGTGLGTKIVKDAIDLHHGHIRVESEEGHGTTFRLVLPITQTASSPAKSGKS; translated from the coding sequence ATGTCCATAGCACCAGAGAATATACAGCAGGACAAGACGGACCTTTCACAAATGCTGAAACATCTTGAACAACACCACGCCCTCATCTTACAGGCCGCAGGTGAAGGCATCTTTGGGCTGGATCTCGACGGCCGACACACCTTTGTGAATCCTGCAGCAGCGAAAATGTTGGGCTATGAACCCCAGGAATTAATCGGCCAACCCAGCCATTCCCTTTGGCACCACACCAAAGCCGATGGCACTCCCTACCCACAGGAAGAATGTCCCAACTATGCGACATACAAGGATGGCCAGGTGCATCGAGGGGACAACGAAGTGTTTTGGCGAAAAAATGGCACAAGTTTCCCCGTCGAATATTCCAGCACACCGATTCGCCATGAAGGGGTCCTTGTCGGCGCCGTTGTCATTTTTCAAGATATTACCTATCGCCGACAATGCGAAAAATCCCTTGAACAATTTCGTCGACACAACGATATGATTTTACAGGCCGCTGGTGAAGGCATTTTCGGGTTGGACCTCGAAGGCAACCATACCTTTGTGAATCCGGCTGCCAACAGATTGTTAGGATATGAACCTGGGGAGTTATTTGGAAAACCCAGTCACCGCACCTGGCACCATACCAAAGCTGACGGTTCCACTTATCCTGCCGAAGAATGCCCCATTTATAGGGCCTATAAGGATGGATTGGTCCACCAGGGTGAGGACGAAGTGTTCTGGAAAAAAGATGGGACAAGCTTTCCTGCGCGGTATACAAGCACCCCCATCTGGGATAACGAGGGAAATTTGGCGGGGGCTGTGGTCACTTTTCAGGATATTACTGAAAAGAAACGTATGGCCGCTCAATTGTTGGAGGAAGCCAAACTCGCGGAAGTAACCAGAGTCCTCGGAGATATCGGGCACGATATCAAAAATATGTTGATGCCAGTGTTGTCGGGAGCAGATTTATTAAAGGATGAATTGGACGAGCAGTTTCCCCTGTTAATTAAGGAAAAGGCCAAAGGGGCGGAAGCCAGTTATACTAACAGTCTGGATCTGATACGAATGATCGTCACCAATGCCCGACGGATTCAGGACCGTGTGCGGGAAATTGCTGATGCCGTCAAAGGTGTCACCAGTCCACCACATTTTACTCCCTGCCGCCTTGCGAGCATTGTAGATGGAGTGCTGGATACGCTTCGCACCTATGCAGCAGAAAAAGGGATTACCCTTCTGACCGATGGCCTTGATGCCCTCCCTGTTATTGATGCAGATGAACGTCGCCTGTTCAACGCCTTTTACAATCTCATCAATAATGCCATCCCGGAAGTTCCCCGTGGAGGATCAGTCACGGTCGGCGGATCTCCGGGACCCCGCCCGGATACCGTAGAGATGACGGTAGCCGATACCGGGAAAGGCATGCCGCCTGAAGTTCGAGACCGCCTCTTTACCGCTCAGGCCATTAGCACCAAAAAAGAAGGAACGGGCCTCGGCACAAAAATTGTGAAAGATGCCATTGACCTCCATCACGGTCACATTAGGGTCGAAAGTGAAGAGGGCCACGGAACAACATTTCGTCTTGTCCTTCCCATAACTCAAACGGCTTCATCTCCAGCCAAGTCTGGAAAATCATGA